From Calothrix sp. PCC 6303, a single genomic window includes:
- a CDS encoding DUF305 domain-containing protein: protein MKLPSLKTTSLALAKLARRESFALITATILITACSSTRQSDKQTQASNTTTEVSNKQHGGMNHEGMQHGNMSHNMDLGAADANYDLRFIDGMIPHHEGAVVMAKEALNKSKRPEILKLANEIIKAQDKEIKELKQWRKGWYPKAPEEAQAWHTEMKHMMAMSPEQMKMMRMDMDLGAADTEFDLRFINAMIPHHEGAVMMAKDALNKSKRVEIKKLATAIISSQEGEIKQMQQWRQTWYKK from the coding sequence ATGAAACTTCCCTCATTAAAAACGACTTCTTTGGCTTTAGCGAAGCTTGCGCGACGTGAGTCGTTCGCACTCATTACCGCAACCATTCTAATAACGGCTTGTTCTAGTACAAGACAAAGTGACAAGCAAACCCAAGCTTCAAACACCACCACCGAAGTATCGAATAAACAGCATGGTGGCATGAACCATGAGGGTATGCAGCATGGCAATATGAGTCACAATATGGATTTGGGTGCTGCTGATGCAAACTACGATTTACGATTTATTGATGGGATGATTCCCCACCATGAAGGTGCTGTAGTCATGGCAAAAGAAGCTTTAAATAAATCAAAGCGTCCAGAAATTCTCAAGCTGGCAAATGAAATTATTAAAGCTCAAGACAAAGAAATCAAGGAACTCAAGCAATGGCGTAAGGGTTGGTATCCAAAAGCACCGGAAGAGGCACAAGCTTGGCACACAGAAATGAAACACATGATGGCAATGTCTCCCGAACAGATGAAAATGATGCGGATGGACATGGATTTGGGTGCAGCCGACACTGAGTTTGATTTGCGGTTTATCAATGCGATGATTCCCCACCACGAAGGGGCTGTAATGATGGCGAAGGATGCTTTAAATAAATCAAAGCGAGTTGAGATCAAAAAACTCGCAACTGCGATTATTTCGTCTCAGGAAGGCGAGATTAAGCAAATGCAACAATGGCGACAAACTTGGTATAAAAAGTAA
- a CDS encoding class I SAM-dependent methyltransferase has protein sequence MMTELDPVQQEYSRIAHKYDRRWSFYIEATIQATLSRLDIHSGDRILDLGCGTGTLIQNLLKVAPETEIVGLDPSAEMLNVARQKLPAAIDLKVGSATSIPFSSNSFDVLISTSAFHYFPNPDLAIQEMQRVLKPGGFLLITDWCHDYRTCQILDLALRMFNRAHFRTYRVSECQNMLQDAGLDEVVIERYKIDWFWGMMTAKAMKQVAVA, from the coding sequence ATGATGACAGAACTCGATCCTGTTCAACAAGAGTATTCTCGCATTGCTCATAAGTACGATCGCCGTTGGTCGTTTTATATTGAAGCTACAATTCAGGCAACGCTGAGTCGTCTGGATATCCATTCAGGAGATCGAATTTTAGACCTCGGTTGCGGTACAGGTACGCTGATTCAAAATTTGCTGAAAGTTGCTCCAGAAACAGAGATAGTTGGACTCGACCCTTCTGCTGAGATGTTAAACGTCGCTAGGCAAAAGCTACCTGCTGCAATCGATTTAAAAGTTGGTAGCGCAACCAGTATTCCATTTTCAAGCAACAGTTTCGATGTTTTAATCTCTACCAGTGCTTTCCATTACTTTCCCAATCCCGATCTAGCTATTCAGGAAATGCAGAGGGTTCTTAAACCTGGAGGTTTTCTTCTCATCACCGATTGGTGTCATGACTATCGAACTTGTCAGATTTTAGACCTCGCGCTTCGTATGTTCAATCGCGCTCATTTTCGTACATACCGAGTTTCTGAATGTCAGAATATGTTGCAAGATGCTGGGCTTGATGAAGTCGTTATTGAACGATATAAAATCGATTGGTTTTGGGGAATGATGACAGCAAAAGCTATGAAGCAAGTCGCCGTAGCATAG